The segment CGAGCTCGAAGCGGCGCTGCCGGAGTTCGCGGGCGACTGACCCTTCGCCTCACCCGCCGGCGCGGCTAGTGCCGCTGGCCGTTTCCCGGCACTCGCAACGGGTGCGTGCGTAACGGCGGGGATCACCCGCGACACGCCGTGAGTCGGTGCCCTGGCCGGGCGCGTCGACCCCGACCGTCCGCGGTTGCGCACGCCGCAGCAGGGCGACGGCCGGCAGTTGCGCACGGCGACGGGGAGGCGCCTCGGGCAGCGGGAAGCGGCACCGCAGGCGACGACGGGTCAGAGACCGGTGTCGCGTACCCCGACCCGGTCGGGGATGTCGAAAGCGAGCCGAGGCAGCCAGGTCTCGGGCTCGGGCCAGGGGCGCGACGAGGGCAGGGCGGCCAGGAGGCGCCGCAGCGCCGCATCCCTCGGCGACGTCGGCGATGCTGCCGGCAGCACCCGCCTCGGAGCGCGATAGCCCAGCGCGCCGCACCACCAGTGCCGCCATGTGTCGTCGGCCTCGGCGGGGTCGAGCACGATGTAGTAGTCGGGCATGATGGCCGCGCCGTCCTCGAATTGGGCGAGGGCGTTCTCGACCTCGACCTCCAGCACCCCGAGGGTCGAGCGAGCTTCGAACAGCTCGACCCAGGCAGCTGCGACGTGCTCGAGCGGATCGGCATCGTGGACCACGAGAGGAGCGGATGCTGCGGCGATGCGCCGCGCGCCGAGGCCGGGCTCGCTGCCCTGCAGGCTGAGAGTCTCGACGCCCGGGACGCTGCTGAGAACGTGCAGCGCCTCTTCGGAGGCGGAGCCCACGACGGCGACGACGGTTCCGGAAGCGGAGAGTGACACCATGCTTCACACTACGTCGGTGTCGGATGGGGAGCGCGGAACGCGCACGAGTCGCAACGAGAATGTAACGCGCACGTACGCGCGCACGGAGGGGATGACCTACCGGTCATCCCCTCCGCTTCGCGGGGGCTGGGGTCAGCTGTTCGCCGAGGCCACCGAGCCGGCCGACGCCGCCGACGCGGGTGAATCGACCGGGGCGGGAGCAGGCGCGGGAGGCGCCGGGGCGGGAGCAGCTGGGGCAGGGGCCGGCGCGGGCGGGGGCACCGGGGTGGGGGCGCTCACGACCGAGACCGTGCTCGACGGTGCAGCCGGGCTCGCGGGCGACGGCACGCTCGTGGGCGAGGGCGTAGGCGAGGTCGCCGAGACCACGGTGGCAGACGTGTCGGTGACGCTCATCTGCACGCCGGTGCGGTCGAGGACGGAGCTGCCCGGGCCGACGATCGCTCCGCCGGGGACAGTGGTGCCGTCGGTGGACTGCAGGTTCATCGAGGCGGCCGTGGCGGCGGCGGCGCCGCCGACGAGGGTGAGTCCCATCGCGCCGGCGATGCCGTAGGTGAGCCACTTCTTCTTCTGGACCATGTCTGTTCTCCTTCGTCTGTCCGCCGGGGCTCCGGGGGGTCGGCCCCGGCGGTGATTCCAGGATGTCGAGCTCGACTAAGCCGTTTCCAAGGCGTTCATGAGATCCCTCTTACGTTCCTTCGACCAGGGCACGGCCGACCTCCACAGCGGGATCGAGCGCTGCCTCGGCGAGGGTGAGGAGGTCGTCGGCGCTGTGGCCGGGTCTCCCCCCGTGAAGGCCGCGTTCCTGAGCAGCCAGCACCTGTCCGAGCAGCAGCGTCGCTGCTCGCGCCCGGACGGCGTCGCTCCCCCACCGGGCGAGCGCGCTCCGCGCAAGTACCCACACGCGCTCGTCGCGGTCTTCGGCAGTGAGGTAGGCGCTCGCGACGGCATGGGCGATGAAGGCCGCGGCGTCGTCGTCGGGGGTGCCGCGGCCGGTGGTGTCGACGTCGATGAGTCCGGAGATCGCGCCCTCGTCGTCGAAGAACAGCTGGCCGAAGTGCAGGTCGCCGTGGATGGTCGCGCGCGGGTCTTCGTCACGCCAGGCCCGCACGACCCTCTCGAGGAGGGCCGCCACCCGCGCCCCGCGCGCCGCATCGGCTCCCTCGCGAAAGCGCGCGGCGTACCAGTCGCGCCGATCGGCGAGCCCCACGCGCGCGGCGTGGTCGAGCGGCACCGCGGCGAGCGCCGCACGCAGCTCGTCGACGGCGTCGAGCAGCGTGGTCGCGTGCCACACGACGTCCCGAGCTGCTGTCCCCCGCGCCTGATCCAGCACGATCAGACCCTCCGGCGACCAGCCCACCAGGTGCGCCATCGGGATGCCCGCATCGGCGAGGCGACGGTGGGTGGCGACGATACGGTTCACGCGGCTCGGCGGCACCACCTTCATCCACCGCGCGCCGCCCCGGGCTTCCACGCGCAGCACGGCTCGACGCCCCGCGCGATAGCCGACGATGCGCGGCGGCGCGGTGGCGCTGATGCCGAGTCGTGCGAGCAGGCTCTCGGCCGCGTGCGAGAAGGCGGCCGGGGCGAGTGCCGGCAGATACGGGTCGGAAGGATGAGCCCAGATGCGGCACTCCGGCGCCGCGGGGCTGCCCAGCAGCATCCCGGTCTCCTGAGTCACCACCCGGCGGGACGTATCTACGAAATAGGTCATCGGCCCGGAGCCCGCGGGAGTCACCTCGAATCCTGCGATCGACCCCGCCCCGAACGGCTCACGGCTGAGGAGCGCCACCGGGGTATCGGCAGCGAGCTCGAGCGCATCGCGGAGCAGCTCGGCCTCG is part of the Microbacterium sp. ET2 genome and harbors:
- a CDS encoding phosphotransferase, with product MTLSTTASEAELLRDALELAADTPVALLSREPFGAGSIAGFEVTPAGSGPMTYFVDTSRRVVTQETGMLLGSPAAPECRIWAHPSDPYLPALAPAAFSHAAESLLARLGISATAPPRIVGYRAGRRAVLRVEARGGARWMKVVPPSRVNRIVATHRRLADAGIPMAHLVGWSPEGLIVLDQARGTAARDVVWHATTLLDAVDELRAALAAVPLDHAARVGLADRRDWYAARFREGADAARGARVAALLERVVRAWRDEDPRATIHGDLHFGQLFFDDEGAISGLIDVDTTGRGTPDDDAAAFIAHAVASAYLTAEDRDERVWVLARSALARWGSDAVRARAATLLLGQVLAAQERGLHGGRPGHSADDLLTLAEAALDPAVEVGRALVEGT